A genomic window from Variovorax paradoxus includes:
- a CDS encoding MarR family winged helix-turn-helix transcriptional regulator, whose protein sequence is MPEQDISQYLAYLLASANRRMRIGLAQSIAAEEVTEEHWRILQVLADEQGRSMGDLAETVLLNHPALTKNIDKLVSRGLVQRAADATDSRRVLVYISDLGLETVSRLKKSVDAHHDVIEEALGPRKTSQLKKLLENFIDECEAP, encoded by the coding sequence ATGCCCGAGCAAGACATTTCCCAGTACCTGGCCTACCTGCTGGCCTCCGCCAACCGGCGCATGCGCATCGGCCTGGCCCAATCCATCGCCGCGGAAGAGGTGACGGAAGAGCACTGGCGCATCCTGCAGGTGCTGGCCGACGAGCAGGGGCGTTCCATGGGCGACCTGGCGGAAACCGTCCTGCTGAACCACCCGGCGCTGACCAAGAACATCGACAAGCTGGTGAGCCGCGGGCTGGTGCAGCGCGCAGCCGACGCCACCGACAGCCGCAGGGTGCTGGTCTACATCAGCGACCTGGGCCTGGAAACGGTCTCGCGCCTGAAGAAAAGCGTGGACGCGCACCACGATGTCATCGAAGAAGCGCTGGGCCCGCGCAAGACCAGCCAGCTCAAGAAGCTGCTCGAGAACTTCATCGACGAGTGCGAAGCGCCCTGA